A window from Pseudomonas sp. Tri1 encodes these proteins:
- a CDS encoding (2Fe-2S)-binding protein — protein MPELFLDGHRLSVASGTSVAAALALGSDGSSRTSVSGQRRAPLCGMGICQECRVTIDGHRRLACQTLCRDGMRVQTRP, from the coding sequence ATGCCTGAATTATTCCTTGACGGTCACCGGCTGTCGGTCGCCAGCGGCACCAGTGTCGCGGCGGCATTGGCCTTGGGCTCCGACGGCAGCAGCCGCACGTCGGTCAGCGGCCAGCGCCGTGCGCCTTTGTGCGGCATGGGCATCTGCCAGGAATGCCGGGTGACGATCGACGGCCATCGGCGTCTGGCCTGCCAGACCTTGTGCCGCGATGGTATGCGGGTGCAGACCCGACCATGA
- a CDS encoding GntR family transcriptional regulator, whose amino-acid sequence MTLSKFNLPDLGNTPSTSEIITRHLRDAIVAGHFAEDEPIRQDDIARQFNVSKIPVREALKRLEAEGLVMFQRNRGAMVTRISEAELAQMFEVRMLLEDKVLRLAIPNMTEETFARAERICQEFIGEDDVGRWAELNWQLHACLYEPAQRPFLVSLIRSVHDKLERYLRMQMSLSAGKERADHEHREILDACRAGDVERAVKLLDEHIAGVCKTLFEFLPSSH is encoded by the coding sequence GTGACCTTATCCAAGTTCAATCTGCCCGACCTGGGCAACACCCCTTCCACCTCGGAAATCATCACCCGCCACCTGCGCGACGCCATCGTCGCCGGGCATTTTGCCGAGGACGAGCCGATTCGCCAGGACGACATCGCCCGCCAGTTCAACGTCAGCAAGATCCCCGTACGCGAAGCCCTCAAGCGTCTGGAGGCCGAGGGCCTGGTGATGTTCCAGCGTAATCGCGGGGCGATGGTCACGCGTATTTCCGAGGCAGAGTTGGCGCAGATGTTCGAAGTCCGCATGCTGCTGGAGGACAAGGTGCTGCGCCTGGCGATTCCCAACATGACCGAAGAGACCTTCGCTCGCGCCGAGCGCATCTGCCAGGAATTCATCGGTGAGGACGACGTCGGACGCTGGGCCGAACTGAACTGGCAATTGCATGCCTGCCTCTACGAGCCGGCGCAACGGCCCTTCCTGGTGAGTTTGATTCGTTCGGTCCATGACAAGCTGGAGCGCTACTTGCGCATGCAAATGAGCCTTTCGGCGGGTAAGGAGCGCGCCGACCACGAGCACCGGGAAATCCTCGACGCCTGCCGTGCCGGTGATGTCGAACGGGCGGTGAAGCTGTTGGACGAACACATCGCCGGGGTCTGCAAGACGCTGTTCGAGTTCCTGCCTTCCAGCCATTGA
- a CDS encoding FAD/NAD(P)-binding oxidoreductase, which translates to MNETTDLLIIGAGPAGMAAALAAASSGARIVLLDDNPLPGGQIWRDGPQANLPTQARRLRDRLHACTNVRCHAGARVIACAGDETLLVEDAERGWRITYERLILCTGARELLLPFPGWTLPGVTGAGGLQALIKGGLPVRGERLVIAGSGPLLLASAATAKHQGAQVLRIAEQASRTAVAGFAAQLPRWPGKLFQSFSLFDHHYRTGTYVLEALGQERLEGVRLLQQGKTIELACDRLACGFGLIPNTQLGQALGCALEGQALAVDAWQTTTRVGHYAAGECTGFGGSELALVEGAIAGHAAVGDTAAAQRLWPRRTRWQGFAQALNKAFTLDPRLKTLARADTLVCRCEDVPYGELIGHENWREAKLASRCGMGACQGRVCGAALEHLLGWTPPTPRPPFNPARIDTLLALEQAPPT; encoded by the coding sequence ATGAATGAAACCACCGACCTGCTGATCATCGGCGCCGGCCCTGCCGGCATGGCGGCCGCCCTGGCTGCAGCAAGCAGCGGCGCGCGCATTGTACTGCTGGACGACAATCCGCTACCGGGCGGGCAGATCTGGCGCGACGGTCCCCAGGCCAACCTGCCGACCCAGGCACGCCGCCTGCGGGACCGGTTGCATGCCTGCACTAACGTCCGCTGCCACGCTGGCGCGCGGGTAATCGCCTGCGCAGGAGACGAAACCCTGTTGGTGGAGGATGCCGAGCGCGGCTGGCGGATCACTTACGAGCGCTTGATCCTCTGCACCGGCGCCCGGGAATTGCTGCTGCCCTTCCCCGGCTGGACGTTGCCCGGCGTGACCGGAGCCGGCGGCTTGCAGGCGCTGATCAAGGGCGGCCTGCCGGTGCGCGGCGAACGGCTGGTGATCGCTGGCAGCGGCCCCTTGCTACTGGCCAGCGCCGCCACGGCGAAACATCAAGGTGCGCAGGTGCTGCGCATCGCCGAGCAAGCCAGTCGCACCGCCGTCGCCGGTTTCGCCGCGCAATTGCCACGCTGGCCGGGCAAGCTCTTCCAATCGTTCAGTTTGTTCGACCACCACTACCGTACCGGCACTTATGTGCTGGAGGCCTTGGGGCAGGAACGGCTCGAGGGCGTGCGCTTGCTGCAACAAGGCAAGACGATTGAACTGGCCTGCGACCGGCTGGCCTGTGGCTTCGGGCTCATTCCCAACACCCAACTCGGTCAGGCCTTGGGCTGCGCGTTGGAGGGCCAGGCGCTGGCCGTTGATGCCTGGCAAACCACCACCCGCGTCGGACATTACGCCGCTGGGGAATGCACCGGTTTTGGCGGCAGCGAACTGGCGCTGGTGGAAGGCGCCATCGCCGGCCATGCCGCCGTCGGCGATACTGCGGCAGCCCAGCGCCTGTGGCCCCGGCGCACACGCTGGCAGGGTTTCGCCCAGGCATTGAACAAGGCCTTCACCCTCGATCCACGGCTCAAGACCCTGGCCCGCGCCGACACCCTGGTCTGTCGTTGCGAAGACGTGCCGTATGGCGAACTGATCGGCCATGAAAACTGGCGCGAAGCGAAACTGGCGAGCCGTTGCGGCATGGGCGCGTGCCAAGGCCGGGTGTGCGGCGCCGCGCTGGAACACCTGCTCGGCTGGACACCACCCACACCCCGCCCGCCCTTCAACCCGGCGCGGATCGATACCTTGCTGGCCTTGGAACAAGCCCCACCCACCTGA
- a CDS encoding TonB-dependent siderophore receptor, whose translation MRRILVSLCVLQAYSVSTWADESISTDRAPLELQATDIVGESDYENAQGPVKGYHATRSASATRTDTAIHETPQSISVVSRDVVEDLSATRLQDALDYAGGVGRGNNFGGQGLTTFTVRGFTTGEFYRNGFPINRGYPNMPDANTIERLEVLRGPATMLYGRGDPGGTFNVVSKQPLAERKVTLGSQLNDQGMRRGTLDASGPLDEQGNLAYRLNVIGEGGDTFRDHVETERYGIAPVVSWQVNDTTRLIFEGDFMRNNAPLDRGLTHYAGQRGTASRDTFFGEKDAGKLHNDNNMLQVRFEHMLNDDWTLAGGTQWLDGTLQGNAVEGNGIAADGRTLGRNFNFRKLEWSDRDTQLNLTGHFSTGGFEHTLLTGIEYEDYDYQSIIQRSAAGAGAYPIDIFDPVYGQPRPALTRTPTDDQENLKTFGVFVQDQVALTERLKLLAGARFERFEHEYETFVPQARPGSRNWDVTDSAVTPRLGVIYDLTDTVAVYANTARSFKPNTGASREGGGFKPEEGKSYEMGVKWEALDRQLSVDAAIYQIEKRNVLTPDPLDSTFNVAAGEVRSRGFDLNVAGNLTPQWRMIGGYAYVDAEVTKDINIPTGTRLLNVPRNTFSLLNVYEFQDGGLKGLGLGLGGKYVGERAGNTAANAFTMDSYTVVDLLGYYKVNEQIRLNLDLKNLFDADYEEGAFGGVYAYPGAPRTVQAGISYTL comes from the coding sequence ATGCGTCGGATTCTTGTTTCACTGTGTGTGCTCCAGGCTTATTCGGTTTCCACCTGGGCAGATGAGTCCATCTCTACGGACAGGGCACCGCTGGAGCTGCAAGCCACGGATATCGTTGGCGAGTCGGATTATGAGAATGCGCAGGGCCCGGTGAAGGGGTACCACGCCACCCGTTCCGCCAGCGCAACCCGTACCGACACCGCAATCCATGAAACCCCGCAATCGATCTCCGTAGTGTCCCGCGACGTTGTCGAAGACCTCAGCGCCACACGCCTGCAAGACGCCCTCGACTACGCCGGCGGGGTTGGCCGGGGCAATAACTTCGGCGGCCAGGGCCTGACCACGTTCACCGTGCGCGGCTTCACCACGGGGGAGTTCTATCGCAATGGCTTCCCGATCAACCGGGGCTACCCGAACATGCCTGATGCCAACACCATCGAGCGCCTGGAGGTGCTGCGAGGGCCGGCGACCATGCTGTATGGCCGTGGCGACCCGGGCGGTACCTTCAACGTGGTGTCCAAACAACCTTTGGCCGAGCGAAAGGTGACCTTGGGTAGCCAGCTCAACGATCAGGGTATGCGCCGTGGCACGTTGGATGCCTCCGGCCCGTTGGATGAACAAGGCAACCTGGCCTATCGCCTGAACGTGATCGGCGAGGGCGGGGACACCTTCCGCGACCACGTCGAGACCGAGCGTTACGGCATTGCGCCGGTGGTCTCCTGGCAGGTCAACGACACCACGCGCTTGATCTTCGAAGGCGATTTCATGCGCAACAATGCTCCGCTGGACCGTGGCTTGACTCACTATGCCGGCCAGCGCGGCACCGCATCGCGCGATACGTTTTTCGGCGAAAAAGACGCCGGCAAGCTGCACAACGACAACAACATGCTGCAGGTGCGTTTCGAACACATGCTCAACGACGACTGGACCCTCGCCGGCGGCACCCAGTGGCTCGATGGCACGTTGCAGGGCAACGCGGTCGAAGGCAACGGCATCGCCGCCGATGGGCGCACCCTGGGTCGCAACTTCAACTTCCGCAAGCTGGAATGGAGCGACCGCGACACTCAGTTGAACCTCACCGGGCATTTTTCCACCGGCGGGTTCGAGCACACGCTGTTGACCGGGATCGAATATGAGGACTATGACTACCAGTCCATCATCCAACGTTCCGCCGCCGGTGCCGGTGCCTACCCGATCGATATCTTCGATCCGGTGTATGGCCAGCCGCGCCCGGCGCTGACGCGCACGCCCACTGACGACCAGGAAAACCTCAAGACGTTCGGCGTGTTCGTCCAGGACCAAGTGGCGCTCACCGAACGCTTGAAACTGTTGGCTGGGGCGCGTTTCGAGCGCTTTGAGCATGAGTACGAGACCTTCGTCCCTCAAGCCCGGCCTGGCAGCAGGAACTGGGATGTCACTGACAGCGCCGTTACCCCGCGCCTGGGTGTGATCTACGACCTGACCGACACGGTGGCGGTCTACGCCAACACCGCCCGCTCTTTCAAACCCAACACTGGGGCCAGCCGCGAAGGGGGCGGGTTCAAGCCGGAAGAGGGCAAGTCCTACGAAATGGGCGTCAAGTGGGAAGCGCTGGATCGCCAGTTGAGCGTCGATGCGGCGATTTACCAGATCGAAAAGCGCAACGTGCTCACGCCTGACCCACTGGATTCCACATTCAACGTCGCCGCCGGCGAGGTGCGCAGCCGTGGTTTCGACCTGAACGTGGCGGGCAACCTCACGCCACAATGGCGCATGATCGGTGGCTACGCCTATGTGGACGCCGAGGTGACCAAGGACATCAATATCCCGACCGGCACTCGCCTGCTCAACGTGCCCCGGAACACCTTCAGCCTGTTGAACGTCTACGAGTTCCAGGACGGCGGTCTCAAAGGCCTGGGCCTGGGATTGGGCGGCAAGTACGTTGGCGAGCGGGCCGGCAATACGGCGGCCAACGCCTTTACCATGGACAGCTACACCGTCGTCGACCTGCTCGGCTACTACAAGGTCAACGAGCAGATTCGCCTCAACCTGGACCTGAAGAACCTGTTCGACGCCGATTATGAGGAAGGCGCATTTGGGGGTGTCTATGCCTATCCAGGCGCACCGCGGACGGTGCAGGCCGGCATCTCCTACACGCTCTGA
- a CDS encoding MFS transporter, translating to MNTQHRHAWGLAFGLCLITLAVNLQAPLYTTYAQLSGYGAGATAVAFSGYVLGVLPVLLAFGGLADRVGRRPLILIALGLSMLATVVTLLWPSLLALGVARLMMGVGTGLASATSTAYMTELMVTRDTRSPANRVTASTSLGFGLGAALTSLFLFVHHSVTPGSFWLQLLLAAVAIGVVWRLPDPAVKISSAALLRLPLFPAGSLPYSFSMLLAWATSGLVIAILPSVLATHDLQRWSGLSTFTVISCGLLFQPWVRRMQPARATGLGLLILPLSYALLAWGASVGSLAAVLLGALGASSACYGFLYLGGLSAVTAMAGEEKARVSAGFFLFAYVGFSIPVVVTGLLADYLGADVALVLFGLALAAGAGVTGLIIVRTQACVTQLSHG from the coding sequence TTGAACACACAACATCGACACGCGTGGGGACTGGCGTTCGGTCTTTGCCTGATCACCCTGGCGGTCAACCTGCAAGCACCGCTGTACACCACCTACGCGCAGTTGTCCGGCTATGGTGCTGGCGCCACGGCGGTAGCATTTTCCGGTTACGTGCTGGGCGTGTTGCCGGTCCTGCTGGCCTTCGGCGGGCTGGCCGACCGAGTGGGACGCCGGCCGTTGATCCTGATCGCGCTGGGCCTGTCGATGCTGGCGACGGTGGTGACGTTGCTCTGGCCGAGCCTGCTGGCGCTGGGCGTGGCGCGGCTGATGATGGGCGTCGGCACGGGGCTGGCCTCGGCGACATCGACGGCCTACATGACCGAACTGATGGTCACCCGCGATACCCGCTCACCGGCCAACCGGGTCACCGCCAGCACCTCTCTGGGGTTTGGTCTGGGCGCGGCCTTGACCAGCCTGTTTCTGTTCGTCCATCACAGCGTCACACCCGGCAGCTTCTGGCTGCAATTGCTGCTGGCTGCCGTCGCAATCGGCGTGGTCTGGCGCTTACCGGACCCTGCCGTGAAAATCAGTAGCGCAGCACTGTTGCGCTTGCCACTGTTCCCCGCCGGCAGCCTGCCCTACAGTTTTTCGATGCTGCTGGCCTGGGCGACCTCGGGCCTGGTCATCGCCATCCTGCCTTCGGTGCTTGCCACCCACGACCTGCAACGCTGGTCGGGTCTGTCGACCTTCACTGTGATCAGTTGCGGGCTGCTCTTTCAACCTTGGGTGCGCCGCATGCAACCGGCCAGGGCCACTGGCTTGGGTCTGTTGATCCTGCCGTTGAGCTACGCGTTGCTGGCCTGGGGCGCGAGCGTCGGGTCCCTGGCCGCCGTACTGCTGGGCGCACTGGGAGCGAGCAGTGCCTGCTACGGTTTTCTGTACTTGGGTGGATTGTCAGCCGTCACGGCCATGGCCGGTGAGGAAAAGGCCCGGGTCAGCGCCGGATTTTTCCTGTTCGCTTATGTCGGGTTCAGCATCCCGGTGGTGGTGACGGGTTTACTGGCCGACTATCTCGGCGCGGATGTGGCGCTGGTATTGTTCGGTCTGGCGCTGGCTGCGGGTGCAGGTGTCACGGGATTGATCATCGTTCGGACGCAGGCATGTGTCACCCAGCTGTCCCATGGCTGA
- a CDS encoding 4-hydroxyproline epimerase: MKRITVIDSHTGGEPTRLVTDGFPDLGRGSMAERRQRLAEQHDAWRTACVLEPRGSDVLVGALLCEPVDPSACAGVIFFNNSGYLGMCGHGTIGLVASLAHLGRIGPGVHSIETPVGTVQATLHDDHSVSVRNVPAYRYRKALELEVPGIGKVVGDVAWGGNWFFLIADHGQRVAGDNLDALTAYTYAVQQALEQQGFRGEDGGLIDHIELFADDPHADSRNFVLCPGKAYDRSPCGTGTSAKLACLAADGKLQPGQIWRQASVIGSEFEGSYERSGERIVPTIRGRAYISAETTLIIDADDPFAWGIRS; this comes from the coding sequence ATGAAACGCATCACCGTGATCGATTCCCACACCGGCGGCGAGCCGACCCGATTGGTCACCGACGGCTTTCCCGACCTGGGTCGAGGCAGCATGGCCGAGCGCCGGCAGCGCCTGGCCGAGCAACACGATGCCTGGCGCACGGCCTGCGTTCTGGAACCGCGAGGCAGCGATGTGCTGGTGGGGGCGCTGCTCTGTGAACCGGTGGACCCGAGTGCCTGTGCCGGGGTGATCTTCTTCAATAACAGCGGCTACCTAGGCATGTGCGGCCACGGCACCATCGGCCTGGTGGCGTCGCTGGCTCATCTGGGACGGATCGGTCCCGGCGTGCACAGCATCGAAACCCCGGTGGGCACGGTACAAGCCACCTTGCACGACGACCATTCGGTCAGCGTGCGCAACGTGCCGGCCTACCGGTACCGCAAGGCACTGGAACTGGAGGTGCCGGGCATCGGCAAGGTGGTGGGTGATGTGGCCTGGGGGGGCAACTGGTTTTTCCTGATCGCCGACCACGGCCAGCGCGTGGCCGGCGATAACCTCGACGCGTTGACCGCCTATACCTACGCCGTGCAGCAAGCCTTGGAGCAGCAGGGTTTTCGCGGCGAGGACGGCGGCCTGATCGACCACATCGAACTGTTCGCCGACGACCCGCACGCTGACAGCCGCAACTTCGTGCTCTGCCCCGGCAAGGCCTATGACCGCTCCCCTTGCGGCACCGGTACCAGCGCCAAACTGGCCTGCCTGGCCGCCGATGGAAAGCTGCAACCCGGGCAGATCTGGCGCCAGGCCAGCGTGATTGGCAGTGAATTCGAAGGTTCTTATGAACGCTCGGGCGAGCGCATCGTACCGACCATCCGTGGTCGAGCCTACATCAGCGCCGAAACCACGCTGATCATCGACGCAGATGATCCGTTTGCCTGGGGTATCCGTTCGTGA
- a CDS encoding AraC family transcriptional regulator, producing MYPSLTSFAPCDLDTLLRSLQPIAPLLDTLSDVVFFIKDKQARYAFVNQTLARRCGFKHSADLLGLTAEQVFPERFGPLYTEQDRRVLASGRELADQLELHLYYGNQPVWCLTHKLALHDPTGQIVGLAGISRDLQLPQSSHPAFQKLAAVDAHIKSHFARPISLAELTAIAGLSVAQLERHCKRIFQLTPRQMIHKARLEEASRLLLDQDLPITEIALRCGYTDHSAFSRQFRALTSLSPSQYRENQR from the coding sequence ATGTACCCTTCGCTCACCTCTTTCGCACCCTGCGACCTCGACACCCTGCTGCGCAGCTTGCAACCCATCGCGCCGCTGCTGGACACCCTTTCGGATGTGGTGTTTTTCATCAAGGACAAGCAAGCCCGCTACGCCTTCGTCAACCAGACCCTGGCCCGCCGCTGCGGCTTCAAACACAGCGCCGACCTGCTCGGCCTCACCGCCGAACAGGTGTTCCCCGAACGCTTCGGCCCGTTGTACACCGAGCAGGATCGCCGGGTGCTGGCCAGCGGCCGGGAGTTGGCCGACCAGCTCGAACTGCATTTGTATTACGGCAACCAACCCGTGTGGTGCCTGACCCACAAGCTCGCCCTGCATGACCCCACCGGCCAGATCGTCGGCCTCGCCGGTATCTCCCGCGACCTGCAACTGCCCCAATCGAGCCATCCGGCCTTCCAGAAACTGGCGGCGGTGGATGCCCATATCAAAAGCCACTTCGCCCGCCCCATCAGCCTGGCTGAACTGACCGCCATCGCCGGGTTATCAGTGGCGCAGTTGGAGCGGCACTGCAAACGCATTTTCCAGCTCACGCCCCGGCAGATGATTCACAAGGCGCGGCTGGAAGAAGCTTCGCGGTTGTTACTGGATCAGGACCTGCCAATCACCGAAATCGCCTTGCGCTGCGGTTACACCGACCACAGTGCTTTCAGCCGCCAGTTCCGGGCCCTGACCAGCCTGTCCCCCAGCCAGTATCGCGAGAATCAGCGCTGA
- a CDS encoding FAD-dependent oxidoreductase, with translation MSEGQVADVIIIGAGIIGAACARTLAQRGLQVLVLDAGWHGATAAGMGHLLVLDDNPAELALSQYSLQRWRELAPALPEACAWRNNGTLWLAANAEEMAVAHSKYLNLLAHGEACELIGRAALHQREPQLREGLEGGLLIKGDGILYAPAAARWMLDAPNIRQQRARVSEVDGHRVRLDDGRWLGADAVVLANGIQATELCPELPIEAKKGHLLITDRYPAAITHTLVELGYVTSAHNASGPSVACNIQPRPTGQLFIGASRQFGTVDPQVEGWMLARMLKRAVEYMPGLAQLNGIRAWTGFRAASPDGLPLVGQHPQRQGLWLAVGHEGLGVTTAPATADLLAAQLFNETSPLAPQAYLPQRFLGEPAHA, from the coding sequence GTGAGCGAGGGCCAGGTCGCCGACGTGATCATCATCGGCGCCGGCATCATCGGCGCTGCCTGCGCCCGGACATTGGCCCAACGCGGCTTGCAAGTGCTGGTGCTGGACGCCGGTTGGCATGGCGCGACGGCAGCTGGCATGGGCCATCTGCTGGTGTTGGATGACAACCCGGCGGAACTCGCCCTCAGTCAATACTCCCTGCAACGCTGGCGCGAACTGGCCCCGGCCCTGCCCGAGGCCTGCGCCTGGCGCAACAACGGCACCCTGTGGCTGGCGGCCAATGCCGAAGAAATGGCGGTGGCCCACAGTAAATATCTGAATCTGCTGGCCCATGGCGAAGCCTGCGAACTGATCGGTCGCGCCGCCCTGCACCAGCGTGAACCTCAATTGCGCGAAGGTTTGGAAGGCGGGTTGCTGATCAAGGGTGACGGCATCCTCTACGCCCCGGCTGCCGCGCGCTGGATGCTCGACGCGCCCAACATTCGCCAGCAGCGCGCCCGGGTCAGCGAAGTGGACGGCCACCGCGTGCGCCTTGACGACGGTCGCTGGTTGGGCGCCGACGCGGTAGTCCTGGCCAATGGCATCCAGGCCACCGAGCTGTGCCCGGAGCTGCCCATCGAAGCGAAAAAGGGGCACCTGCTGATCACTGATCGCTACCCCGCCGCAATCACCCATACGTTGGTGGAACTGGGCTATGTCACCAGCGCCCACAACGCCAGCGGGCCATCGGTGGCGTGCAATATCCAGCCGCGCCCGACCGGGCAATTGTTCATCGGTGCCTCGCGGCAGTTCGGCACCGTCGACCCACAGGTGGAAGGCTGGATGCTGGCGAGGATGCTCAAGCGCGCCGTCGAATACATGCCGGGGCTGGCGCAGCTCAACGGCATTCGTGCCTGGACCGGTTTTCGCGCGGCCAGCCCCGACGGCCTGCCGTTGGTGGGCCAACATCCGCAGCGCCAGGGCCTGTGGCTGGCGGTAGGTCACGAAGGCCTGGGCGTCACCACGGCCCCCGCGACCGCCGACCTGCTGGCCGCGCAGCTGTTCAACGAAACCTCGCCACTTGCCCCTCAAGCTTATCTGCCGCAGCGTTTCCTGGGAGAACCGGCCCATGCCTGA
- a CDS encoding transporter substrate-binding domain-containing protein: MKNPALAVALSVVLTPLFIAPAHADKLDDIIGSGTLRCAVTLDFPPMGFRDENNKPAGFDVDYCHDLAKVLGVDAEVVETPFSDRIPALLSSRADVIVASTSDTLERAKTVGLTVPYFAFQMVVLTRDDTGINSYADLKGKKLGNTSSTYEAIALEKDQKSWGSGSFRAYQSQNDTLLAVAQGHIDATVVTNTVAAATIKSGKYKGLKIAGDAPYVIDYVSLGAKRSEYGLLNYLNLFVNQQVRTGRYKELFVKWVGTDIPPANLTVPQVYY, from the coding sequence ATGAAAAACCCTGCATTGGCCGTAGCCCTCAGCGTTGTCCTCACCCCGCTTTTCATTGCCCCCGCCCACGCCGACAAGCTCGACGACATCATTGGCTCGGGCACGCTGCGTTGCGCCGTAACCCTGGACTTCCCACCCATGGGCTTTCGCGATGAAAACAACAAGCCGGCGGGATTCGATGTGGACTATTGCCACGATCTGGCGAAGGTCCTCGGTGTGGACGCCGAAGTGGTGGAAACCCCTTTCTCCGACCGAATCCCCGCGCTGCTGTCCAGTCGCGCCGATGTCATCGTCGCCTCCACGTCTGACACCTTGGAGCGAGCCAAGACCGTCGGCCTGACCGTGCCCTACTTCGCCTTCCAAATGGTCGTGCTGACCCGCGACGACACCGGCATCAACAGCTACGCCGACCTCAAGGGCAAGAAACTCGGCAACACCAGCAGCACCTACGAAGCCATCGCCCTGGAAAAAGACCAGAAGAGCTGGGGCAGCGGCAGTTTCCGCGCCTACCAGTCGCAGAACGACACCCTGCTGGCCGTCGCCCAAGGCCACATTGACGCGACCGTGGTCACCAACACCGTGGCGGCGGCGACCATCAAATCGGGCAAATACAAAGGCCTGAAGATCGCCGGCGACGCGCCTTATGTCATCGACTACGTATCCCTGGGCGCCAAGCGCAGCGAATACGGCCTGCTCAACTACCTCAACCTGTTCGTCAACCAGCAGGTGCGCACGGGCCGCTACAAAGAGTTGTTCGTCAAATGGGTCGGCACCGACATCCCGCCAGCCAACCTGACCGTGCCGCAGGTTTACTACTGA